A stretch of the Coprobacillus cateniformis genome encodes the following:
- a CDS encoding DMT family transporter: MKNKITFGHCAALITIIIWGTTFISTKVLLNILSPIEILFIRFLIGYIILWSIYPHHLHLTHKKEELYFMAAGLCGVTLYYLFENIALTYTLASNVGVIISIAPFFTVIFACLFLHEEKPHIRFFIGFIIAMMGIYLISFSGSQLQLNPFGDFLAIIAAIIWAGYSTLTKKLAGFGYHIIQTTRRTFFYGLLFMLPFTLMMGFDVDFSQIVMPINLFNLLFLGLGASALCFVTWNLAVKILGSVKTSVYIYIVPVITAMTSTFILHEKMTFTTLLGIILTLVGLLLSENKKTKKENIIYEYTE; the protein is encoded by the coding sequence ATGAAAAACAAAATAACTTTTGGCCACTGTGCTGCATTGATAACAATCATTATTTGGGGAACAACCTTCATATCAACAAAAGTTCTTCTCAATATTTTGAGCCCAATAGAAATTCTATTTATACGTTTTTTAATAGGTTACATAATCTTGTGGTCTATTTATCCTCATCATCTCCATTTAACCCACAAAAAAGAAGAACTCTACTTTATGGCTGCAGGTTTATGTGGTGTAACATTATACTATCTCTTTGAAAATATTGCATTGACCTATACATTAGCATCTAATGTTGGTGTCATTATTTCCATTGCTCCTTTTTTTACTGTTATTTTCGCCTGCCTCTTTTTACATGAAGAAAAGCCGCATATTCGCTTTTTTATAGGCTTTATCATTGCAATGATGGGAATCTATTTGATTAGTTTTAGCGGTTCACAATTACAACTCAATCCTTTCGGTGATTTTTTAGCAATCATTGCTGCTATTATTTGGGCTGGCTATTCTACATTAACAAAGAAACTCGCTGGTTTTGGTTACCATATTATTCAAACAACAAGACGTACATTTTTTTATGGACTCCTGTTTATGCTTCCATTTACATTAATGATGGGATTTGATGTTGATTTTTCACAAATTGTAATGCCAATCAATCTTTTTAATTTATTGTTTTTAGGACTAGGTGCATCAGCACTCTGTTTCGTCACTTGGAACTTAGCTGTTAAAATTTTAGGTTCAGTCAAAACAAGTGTTTATATTTATATTGTTCCAGTTATTACAGCTATGACATCAACTTTTATATTGCATGAGAAAATGACTTTCACAACACTACTTGGAATCATCTTAACATTAGTAGGTCTATTGTTATCTGAAAACAAGAAAACAAAAAAGGAGAATATAATTTATGAATATACAGAATGA
- a CDS encoding AraC family transcriptional regulator yields MSQIQEQRHVYYDCDLAIEAYNLSGIVQKFPNHFHEYYVIGFVEGGKRHLCCKGQNYEVTAGDLLIFNPHDNHFCAPVNGEILDYRAVNINPDIMLKAVEEIAGHAYMPHFTQNVIFQSDITQSIGELYDAIVHHAPKLEKEEAFFFLLEQILQEYATPFDFDNIDEPNDEIKNICIYIDEHFAENITLDDLLKMTHFGKSYLLRSFTKQIGLSPYRYLQTVRLDKAKKFLEQGILPIDVAYMTGFTDQSHFTHFFK; encoded by the coding sequence ATGTCTCAAATTCAAGAACAACGTCATGTCTATTATGATTGTGACTTAGCTATAGAAGCCTATAACCTCAGTGGAATTGTTCAAAAGTTTCCAAATCATTTTCATGAATATTATGTCATTGGTTTTGTTGAAGGTGGCAAACGCCACCTTTGTTGTAAAGGTCAGAATTATGAAGTAACAGCTGGTGATTTGCTTATCTTTAATCCCCATGATAATCACTTTTGCGCACCTGTAAATGGTGAAATATTAGATTATCGTGCAGTAAATATTAATCCTGATATTATGTTAAAAGCTGTTGAAGAAATTGCTGGTCATGCCTATATGCCACATTTTACTCAAAACGTTATTTTTCAAAGTGATATTACACAATCTATTGGAGAATTGTATGATGCTATTGTACATCATGCTCCTAAATTAGAAAAAGAAGAAGCATTTTTCTTTCTTTTAGAACAAATTCTTCAAGAATATGCAACTCCTTTTGATTTTGATAATATCGATGAACCTAATGATGAAATTAAAAATATATGTATTTATATTGATGAACATTTTGCTGAAAACATCACATTAGATGATTTATTAAAAATGACTCATTTCGGAAAGTCCTATTTATTACGCTCTTTTACAAAACAGATTGGTTTATCACCTTATCGCTATTTACAAACAGTTCGACTTGATAAAGCAAAGAAATTTCTTGAGCAAGGTATATTACCAATTGATGTTGCATATATGACTGGTTTTACTGATCAAAGTCATTTTACACACTTTTTTAAGTAA
- a CDS encoding PTS system mannose/fructose/sorbose family transporter subunit IID — translation MAEKIALSKKDRLAVAWRHQFLQGSWNYERMQNGGWCYSIIPAIKKLYPQKEDRIAALKRHLEFYNTHPYVSAPVMGVTLALEEERANGAEINDQAIQGVKVGMMGPLAGVGDPVFWFTLRPILGALGASLALSGSIVGPLLFFFAWNIIRMAFIWYTQEFGYKVGTSIAQDLSGGLLGKITQGASILGMFIIGALVQRWVSISFTPVVSRVVQSEGAYIDWSKIQAGADGIKSALEQYATLGANGLNPEKVTTLQQNLDQLIPGLSALLLTLLCCWLLKKKVSPIVIIVTLFIIGVLARVVGIM, via the coding sequence ATGGCAGAAAAAATCGCATTATCAAAAAAAGATCGTTTAGCAGTTGCTTGGCGTCATCAGTTCCTTCAAGGATCTTGGAACTATGAACGTATGCAAAATGGTGGTTGGTGTTATTCAATTATTCCAGCTATTAAAAAATTATATCCTCAAAAAGAAGATAGAATTGCAGCTTTAAAAAGACACTTAGAATTTTACAATACACATCCTTATGTATCAGCACCAGTTATGGGAGTGACATTAGCATTAGAAGAAGAACGTGCAAATGGAGCTGAAATTAATGATCAAGCTATTCAAGGTGTTAAAGTTGGAATGATGGGACCCTTGGCTGGAGTAGGAGATCCTGTCTTCTGGTTTACACTTCGACCAATTCTAGGTGCACTAGGAGCCTCTTTGGCTTTAAGTGGAAGCATTGTTGGACCATTGTTATTCTTCTTTGCATGGAATATTATTCGTATGGCATTTATCTGGTATACACAAGAATTTGGTTATAAAGTTGGAACATCTATTGCTCAGGATTTATCTGGTGGGTTGTTAGGAAAAATCACACAGGGAGCATCAATTCTTGGGATGTTCATTATTGGAGCATTGGTCCAACGTTGGGTAAGTATTTCATTTACGCCAGTTGTCTCTCGAGTTGTTCAATCAGAGGGAGCATATATTGATTGGAGTAAAATTCAGGCAGGTGCAGATGGGATAAAATCAGCATTAGAACAATATGCAACTTTAGGAGCCAATGGCTTAAATCCTGAAAAGGTCACAACATTGCAACAGAACTTAGATCAATTAATTCCAGGCTTATCAGCATTATTGTTAACATTATTATGCTGCTGGTTATTAAAGAAGAAGGTTTCACCAATTGTTATTATTGTCACATTATTTATTATTGGTGTGTTGGCACGTGTTGTTGGTATTATGTAA
- a CDS encoding PRD domain-containing protein has product MYEVVKVLNNNTILAHRDNEEVIVMYKGIGFGKKAGEYFEIPNQAKRYLMQKSYQTKNNIYDIINYIEPIYLEIAAEIIRLAEIKFAKVSHDILLPLADHIYYAIKRMDENIMPSNPFTNDIRLLFPDEYEVATQGKDVIQKYVRKVINDDEIGFITLHIHSAISSNKVAESMEATRVIHEGILQLQSDLHIIIDVQSISYVRLMNHIKFLILRLNTNEKLQMDISEFTKDKFPFAYEQARHMCEALSKVLNKDLPETEIGYLALHLERILSITLDNQNSA; this is encoded by the coding sequence ATGTATGAGGTTGTGAAAGTGCTCAATAATAATACAATTCTTGCTCATAGAGATAATGAAGAAGTCATTGTCATGTATAAGGGAATAGGCTTTGGTAAAAAAGCAGGGGAGTATTTTGAAATCCCAAATCAAGCGAAAAGGTATTTAATGCAGAAGAGTTATCAAACAAAAAACAATATCTATGATATTATTAATTATATTGAACCTATTTATTTAGAAATAGCAGCTGAAATCATTAGATTAGCAGAGATAAAATTTGCAAAAGTAAGTCATGATATTTTACTGCCATTAGCTGATCATATTTATTATGCAATCAAACGGATGGATGAAAATATTATGCCATCTAATCCATTTACAAATGATATAAGATTATTATTTCCAGATGAGTATGAAGTTGCTACGCAAGGCAAAGATGTTATTCAAAAATATGTAAGAAAAGTGATTAATGATGATGAAATTGGCTTTATAACACTTCACATTCATTCTGCTATTTCCTCAAATAAAGTTGCTGAATCTATGGAAGCAACACGAGTGATTCATGAAGGAATTCTGCAATTGCAAAGTGATTTACATATTATTATTGATGTTCAATCTATTTCCTATGTAAGGCTTATGAATCATATTAAATTCTTAATTTTACGATTAAATACAAATGAAAAATTACAGATGGATATCAGTGAATTTACGAAAGATAAATTTCCATTTGCATATGAACAGGCCCGTCATATGTGTGAAGCTTTATCTAAAGTTTTAAATAAAGACTTACCTGAAACAGAGATTGGTTATTTGGCACTGCATTTAGAAAGAATTTTATCAATAACATTAGATAATCAAAACAGTGCTTGA
- a CDS encoding MATE family efflux transporter, translating to MVQENKMGTMPVNKLLISMSLPMIISMLVQAMYNVVDSVFVAQISENALTAVSLAFPLQNLMIAFAGGTAVGVNALLSRSLGEKNQEHVNHTATNSVFIFLMTALIFMIGGLTLSHLFFTVQTSNAEIVTAGTQYSMIVVGCSIGLFSQFLFERLLQATGRTIHTMITQGLGAIINIILDPIFIFGLFGMPKMGVAGAAIATVTGQIIACLLAIVLNLKYNHDIQFQWKSFKPNIQIIKQIYSVGIPSIIMQSIGSVMTFGMNTILIGFSTTATAVFGVYFKLQSFVFMPVFGLNNGMIPIIAYNLGARQSKRMFDTIKLAMIYATGMMLIGVILFESIPQILLGFFNASQAMIQIGTPALRIIAIHFLFAGYSIVCSALFQAVGKGTYSLLTSLIRQLFVLLPCAYLLSLTGNIHLIWLCFPIAEIVSATTSTILFKKMKKQISF from the coding sequence ATGGTACAAGAAAATAAAATGGGGACAATGCCCGTTAATAAACTTCTGATATCCATGTCATTACCAATGATTATCTCCATGTTGGTACAAGCAATGTATAATGTTGTAGATAGTGTATTTGTTGCCCAAATTAGTGAAAATGCATTAACTGCTGTCTCTTTAGCCTTTCCGCTGCAAAATCTGATGATTGCTTTTGCTGGCGGAACGGCAGTTGGCGTTAATGCATTATTATCCAGAAGTTTAGGTGAAAAGAATCAAGAACATGTCAATCATACAGCAACCAATTCAGTCTTTATTTTTCTTATGACTGCACTTATTTTTATGATTGGCGGTCTTACACTTTCTCATCTTTTCTTTACCGTCCAGACAAGTAATGCTGAAATTGTAACTGCTGGAACACAATATTCCATGATTGTTGTAGGATGTTCAATTGGATTGTTTAGCCAATTCTTATTTGAAAGACTTTTACAGGCAACAGGAAGAACAATCCATACAATGATTACACAGGGACTTGGAGCAATTATTAATATTATATTAGACCCTATTTTTATTTTTGGACTGTTTGGAATGCCTAAAATGGGTGTCGCTGGAGCGGCAATTGCAACTGTAACTGGTCAAATCATTGCATGCCTATTGGCAATTGTCTTAAATCTCAAATATAATCATGATATTCAATTTCAATGGAAATCCTTTAAACCAAATATACAAATTATTAAACAAATTTATTCTGTTGGTATTCCATCTATCATTATGCAATCTATAGGAAGTGTCATGACATTTGGAATGAATACAATTTTAATTGGATTCTCTACAACAGCAACAGCTGTCTTCGGAGTTTACTTTAAACTGCAAAGTTTTGTCTTTATGCCTGTCTTTGGATTAAATAATGGTATGATTCCTATTATTGCTTATAATTTAGGTGCCAGACAAAGTAAGCGAATGTTTGATACAATAAAATTAGCTATGATTTATGCAACTGGAATGATGTTAATTGGTGTTATTCTTTTTGAATCCATACCTCAAATCCTCTTAGGATTCTTTAATGCTTCACAAGCCATGATTCAAATTGGAACACCAGCATTAAGAATTATTGCTATTCACTTTCTCTTTGCTGGTTATTCAATTGTCTGCAGCGCACTCTTCCAAGCTGTTGGAAAAGGTACATATAGTTTATTAACATCACTTATTAGACAATTATTTGTCTTATTGCCTTGTGCATATCTTTTGTCATTAACAGGTAATATTCATCTTATTTGGCTATGTTTTCCAATTGCTGAAATCGTTTCAGCAACAACATCAACAATTCTTTTTAAGAAAATGAAAAAACAGATAAGCTTTTAA
- a CDS encoding DUF956 family protein, protein MVQSLNTKVDFTIEATSYLGIASYGKVMVGDKAFEFYNEKNIRDYIQIPWEEVDYIMASVMFKGKWIPRFAIETKNNGRFTFSTRHNKALLRSVNQYISSERLVRSLSFFQVIQRGIKNIFMRKHKI, encoded by the coding sequence ATGGTACAATCATTAAATACAAAAGTTGATTTCACAATTGAAGCAACTTCATATCTAGGTATAGCAAGTTATGGTAAAGTGATGGTAGGAGATAAAGCCTTTGAATTTTATAATGAAAAAAATATCAGAGATTATATTCAAATTCCATGGGAAGAAGTTGACTATATTATGGCCTCTGTCATGTTTAAAGGTAAATGGATTCCTCGCTTTGCAATTGAGACTAAAAATAATGGAAGATTTACGTTTTCAACACGTCATAATAAGGCGTTATTACGTTCAGTGAATCAATATATATCATCAGAACGCTTAGTCCGTTCATTGAGTTTTTTTCAAGTCATTCAAAGAGGAATTAAAAATATTTTTATGAGAAAACATAAAATATAA
- a CDS encoding AAA family ATPase → MPRIMTIAREYGSGGRLIAQRVAEKLGLVYYDNEVIDIAARELGIDVDTIRKASEEKTSSFMYTMSSSAFTLPLNDQVFAMQSKIIRHLAKHDSCIIVNGCADYILEDYDDVFTIFIHAPLESRIRRVQEDYKEEQEDFKKYVMKKDKRRSNYYNYYTTKKWGQLKNFDLTINSDLGIEKVADIIVELFQQGDK, encoded by the coding sequence ATGCCTAGAATTATGACTATCGCTAGAGAATATGGTTCAGGAGGACGCTTAATCGCTCAAAGAGTAGCAGAGAAATTAGGTCTTGTTTATTATGATAATGAAGTTATTGATATTGCTGCTAGGGAACTTGGAATTGATGTTGATACGATTCGTAAGGCATCGGAAGAAAAAACATCAAGTTTTATGTATACTATGTCATCTTCAGCTTTTACTTTACCATTGAACGATCAGGTCTTTGCTATGCAATCAAAGATTATTCGTCATTTAGCTAAACATGATTCTTGTATTATTGTCAATGGATGTGCTGATTATATATTAGAAGATTACGATGATGTCTTTACTATTTTCATACATGCACCTTTAGAATCAAGAATCAGACGTGTTCAAGAAGATTATAAAGAAGAACAGGAAGACTTTAAGAAATATGTTATGAAGAAAGATAAAAGAAGAAGCAATTATTATAATTACTATACAACAAAAAAATGGGGTCAATTAAAGAACTTTGATTTAACAATCAATAGTGATTTAGGAATTGAGAAAGTTGCTGATATCATTGTTGAGTTGTTTCAACAAGGAGATAAATAA
- a CDS encoding PTS mannose/fructose/sorbose transporter subunit IIC has translation MSIITIILIIIIALLAGMEGVLDEFQFHQPLVACTLIGLVTGHLSEGIILGGSLQMIALGWANVGAAVAPDAALASVASAIIMVLALQDGSVDSSTAITTSIAVAIPLSVAGLFLTMICRTIAIPMVHFMDVAAEKGSFRTIEMWQILAIVLQGVRIAIPAAALCVVPAVVVTGALNQMPDWLSGGMAVGGGMVAAVGYAMVINMMSSKETWPFFAIGFVLAAIGQLTLIALGVIGVALALIYLGLKENSGTHGGGSGGTGDPLGDILNDY, from the coding sequence ATGTCTATTATTACAATAATTTTAATTATTATCATTGCCTTACTAGCGGGAATGGAAGGAGTTCTAGATGAATTTCAATTCCATCAACCATTAGTAGCATGTACTTTAATTGGTTTGGTCACAGGACACTTAAGTGAAGGAATTATTTTAGGTGGTTCTTTACAGATGATTGCTCTTGGATGGGCGAATGTAGGAGCAGCAGTTGCACCTGATGCCGCATTGGCTTCAGTTGCTTCAGCTATTATAATGGTTTTGGCGTTGCAGGATGGAAGTGTTGATTCATCAACAGCTATTACAACTTCAATTGCTGTTGCTATCCCTTTATCAGTTGCAGGTTTATTCTTAACGATGATTTGTCGTACAATCGCAATTCCAATGGTTCATTTTATGGATGTAGCAGCTGAAAAAGGAAGTTTCCGTACAATTGAAATGTGGCAGATTCTTGCAATTGTTTTACAAGGTGTGAGAATTGCCATTCCAGCAGCGGCTTTATGCGTTGTGCCAGCAGTTGTTGTCACAGGTGCGTTGAATCAAATGCCTGACTGGTTATCAGGTGGTATGGCTGTCGGTGGTGGAATGGTTGCTGCTGTTGGTTATGCCATGGTTATTAACATGATGTCTTCTAAAGAAACATGGCCTTTCTTTGCAATTGGCTTTGTTTTGGCAGCAATTGGACAATTAACATTAATCGCATTAGGGGTTATCGGTGTTGCTTTAGCACTTATTTACTTAGGGCTAAAAGAAAACAGTGGAACTCATGGTGGTGGCTCTGGTGGAACTGGAGATCCATTAGGCGATATCTTAAATGATTATTAA
- a CDS encoding MBL fold metallo-hydrolase, producing MEFHVLASGSKGNATFIYEDGCGILIDCGITRKQLLFKLNQLGFHEEDITYVFLTHDHYDHNKNIHIFDQDKIYTAKKNMPDLDEYHTLIPYTHRQFDVFDVLTLKTSHDASDPIGFVISTDETLLYMTDTGYVSQKNRKYMNNLNYYIIESNHDIQMLMNTKRPMFLKNRILNDVGHLNNEYSARLMSEMIGDKTKEIILAHLSQEANTAEKALETYYSIFDEQNIKFDYIKVASQVDVVSGGKHEN from the coding sequence ATGGAATTTCATGTTTTAGCAAGTGGATCAAAAGGTAATGCGACATTTATTTATGAAGATGGCTGTGGAATCTTAATAGATTGCGGTATTACAAGAAAACAGCTTTTATTTAAATTAAATCAATTAGGTTTTCATGAAGAAGATATCACATATGTCTTCTTAACACATGATCATTATGATCATAATAAAAATATACATATATTTGATCAGGATAAGATATATACAGCAAAGAAAAATATGCCTGATTTAGACGAGTATCATACACTTATACCATATACACATCGTCAATTTGATGTTTTTGATGTTTTGACTTTAAAAACTTCCCATGATGCAAGTGACCCTATAGGATTCGTCATTTCAACAGATGAAACTTTATTGTATATGACTGATACAGGTTATGTATCACAAAAGAATAGAAAATATATGAATAATTTAAATTATTATATAATTGAAAGTAATCATGATATTCAGATGTTAATGAATACAAAAAGACCAATGTTTTTAAAGAATAGGATTTTAAATGATGTTGGCCATTTAAATAATGAATATAGTGCAAGATTAATGAGTGAAATGATTGGTGACAAAACCAAAGAGATTATTTTAGCCCACTTATCGCAAGAGGCAAATACAGCTGAAAAGGCATTAGAAACTTATTACTCTATTTTTGATGAACAAAATATAAAATTTGATTATATTAAGGTTGCAAGTCAAGTTGATGTTGTTTCTGGAGGAAAGCATGAGAATTAA
- the rlmH gene encoding 23S rRNA (pseudouridine(1915)-N(3))-methyltransferase RlmH: MRIKFITVGKLKEKYLKDGIKEYAKRISAYADIEMIEVMDERIPDKASLAEEMLVKAKEGRKILDKVKQDDYMILLDVSGKEMDSVAFSKHIEKCMIDGKSTIVFVIGGSLGHGEEILSRAQLRLSFSPMTFPHQLMRLILIEQVYRAFKIMKNETYHK; this comes from the coding sequence ATGAGAATTAAATTTATAACTGTAGGGAAACTGAAAGAGAAGTATTTAAAAGATGGTATTAAGGAATATGCAAAAAGAATATCTGCTTATGCAGATATAGAAATGATTGAAGTTATGGATGAAAGAATTCCTGATAAGGCTTCGTTGGCAGAGGAAATGTTAGTGAAAGCTAAAGAAGGACGAAAAATTTTAGATAAAGTCAAACAAGATGATTATATGATTTTATTAGATGTCAGTGGCAAAGAAATGGATTCTGTGGCTTTTTCTAAACATATTGAAAAATGTATGATTGATGGAAAAAGTACAATTGTTTTTGTGATTGGTGGCTCATTAGGACATGGTGAAGAAATACTGTCTCGTGCTCAATTGAGGTTAAGTTTTTCTCCAATGACTTTTCCGCATCAATTAATGAGACTTATTCTTATTGAACAAGTCTATCGTGCATTCAAGATTATGAAAAATGAAACTTATCATAAGTAA
- a CDS encoding DUF2000 domain-containing protein — MNIQNEKCVMVFNEELPLGIIANTAGILGITLGKYIPETVGPTVFDKDQYQHLGIITTPVPILKTTQEKIKEIRQQLYLPDFKDLIVVDFSDVAQRCNIYDEYIEKANQTPEDDFTYYGIAIYGTKKLVNKLTGSLPLLR; from the coding sequence ATGAATATACAGAATGAAAAATGTGTTATGGTTTTTAATGAGGAACTCCCTTTAGGAATCATTGCTAATACAGCTGGTATCCTGGGAATAACACTTGGAAAATATATTCCCGAAACAGTAGGACCAACAGTATTTGATAAAGATCAATATCAACATCTTGGTATTATTACAACACCAGTTCCTATTTTAAAAACAACACAAGAGAAGATAAAAGAAATAAGACAGCAGCTTTATCTGCCTGATTTTAAGGATTTAATCGTTGTTGATTTCTCTGATGTTGCTCAACGCTGTAATATTTATGATGAATATATAGAAAAAGCAAATCAGACACCTGAAGATGACTTTACTTATTACGGGATTGCGATTTATGGAACGAAGAAACTTGTTAATAAATTAACTGGGAGTCTCCCACTATTAAGATAA
- a CDS encoding mannose/fructose/sorbose PTS transporter subunit IIA: protein MVGMILASHGEFANGILQSGTMIFGEQPDVKAVTLEPSEGPDDLKAKLEAAIATFDNQDEVLFLVDLWGGTPFNQANGLINGHEDQWAIVTGLNLPMLIEAYASRMSMETAHEIATHICEVAREGVKTRPETLEPQKEVKEVVQVASPQGAIPEGTVLGDGHIKFVLARVDTRLLHGQVATTWTKMTQPNRIIVVSDSVAKDNLRKQMIEQAAPPGVKANVVPVSKMIEVAKDPRFGNTKAMLLFETPQDALRAIEGGVDIQELNIGSMAHSLGKVVVNKAIAMGKDDVETLEKLKELGMTFDVRKVPADSKENMDHLLKKAKDELKNS, encoded by the coding sequence ATGGTAGGAATGATTCTTGCTAGTCATGGTGAATTCGCAAATGGAATCTTACAATCAGGAACGATGATTTTTGGTGAACAGCCTGATGTGAAAGCAGTGACTTTAGAGCCAAGCGAAGGGCCCGATGACTTAAAAGCAAAATTAGAAGCGGCAATTGCAACATTTGATAATCAAGATGAAGTTCTTTTCTTGGTTGACTTATGGGGTGGAACACCATTTAATCAGGCAAATGGATTAATCAATGGTCATGAAGATCAATGGGCAATTGTCACAGGTTTAAACTTACCTATGCTGATTGAAGCTTATGCATCACGCATGAGTATGGAAACTGCACATGAAATTGCAACACATATTTGTGAAGTTGCAAGAGAAGGTGTCAAAACACGTCCAGAAACATTAGAACCACAAAAAGAAGTGAAAGAGGTTGTACAAGTGGCTTCACCACAGGGTGCTATTCCAGAAGGAACAGTTTTAGGAGATGGCCATATTAAGTTTGTATTGGCACGTGTTGATACACGTTTATTACATGGTCAGGTTGCAACGACTTGGACAAAAATGACACAACCAAATCGTATTATTGTTGTTTCTGATTCGGTTGCAAAAGATAATTTGCGTAAACAGATGATTGAACAGGCGGCCCCACCAGGTGTGAAGGCAAATGTTGTCCCTGTTTCAAAAATGATTGAAGTTGCTAAGGATCCACGTTTTGGAAATACGAAAGCAATGTTGTTGTTTGAAACACCTCAAGATGCATTACGTGCAATTGAAGGTGGTGTTGATATTCAAGAATTAAATATTGGATCAATGGCTCATTCACTTGGTAAAGTTGTTGTCAATAAAGCCATTGCAATGGGAAAAGATGATGTTGAGACTCTAGAAAAATTAAAGGAACTTGGAATGACTTTTGATGTTCGTAAAGTCCCAGCTGATTCAAAAGAAAATATGGATCATCTTTTGAAAAAGGCAAAAGATGAATTAAAGAATTCTTAA
- a CDS encoding IS110 family transposase codes for MNTLFVGIDVSTKNNQVCAVNFNQDVFFNLSFPNNPDGCDLLITSVLAFVDKEKFDSIIIVTESTSIYDYHICAYLSSQLSIVGTSVIIYSVNAKSIANYKKSYIEMEKTDLGDAFLIADFARVGRCKKLRPFKAAQHIALKRLTRERYHLAEQLIREKNYVLNNIYLKVSGLMTLPHKDLPFSDNFSASNTKFLTDYASPFDLAEKPLDEIIEYFKSASQNRCDDYGKIASLFDKAIRSSYRLDKTAYDPITISITASINLIQCIESQIKMVDKAIEKEMKGLYPNGYQSLMSITGIGPVFAAGILSEIGDISYFKSDASLAKYAGFHWKKNDSGNFIADEKHSANSCNKYLKYYITQSTQMSVMHGFDYTTSFYRKKYNEASTHKHRRALVLTSRKLVRLIYVLLRDSKLYVSVSHDTVIE; via the coding sequence ATGAACACTCTCTTTGTAGGTATTGATGTTTCAACCAAAAATAATCAAGTCTGTGCTGTTAACTTTAATCAGGATGTTTTCTTTAATCTCTCTTTTCCAAATAACCCTGATGGATGTGATCTTCTCATTACATCTGTCTTGGCTTTTGTTGATAAAGAAAAGTTCGATTCCATCATCATCGTTACTGAATCAACTTCTATATATGACTATCATATTTGTGCTTATCTTTCATCTCAGCTTTCGATTGTCGGCACTTCTGTCATCATATATTCTGTTAATGCCAAATCCATTGCCAATTATAAGAAGTCTTATATTGAAATGGAAAAAACTGATCTGGGTGATGCTTTTTTGATTGCAGATTTTGCTCGTGTTGGTCGCTGTAAAAAGCTTCGTCCCTTTAAAGCTGCTCAACATATCGCTCTTAAACGTCTCACTCGTGAACGTTATCATTTAGCTGAGCAGCTTATTAGAGAAAAGAATTACGTTCTCAACAATATCTATTTAAAGGTTTCTGGTCTTATGACCCTTCCTCATAAGGATTTGCCTTTCAGTGATAATTTTTCTGCTTCCAACACGAAATTTTTAACTGATTATGCTTCCCCTTTTGATTTGGCTGAAAAACCTTTGGATGAAATCATTGAATATTTCAAATCTGCTTCTCAAAACAGATGTGATGATTATGGTAAAATTGCTTCTCTTTTTGATAAAGCGATTCGTTCTTCCTATAGACTTGATAAAACTGCATATGACCCTATAACTATCTCAATTACTGCTTCTATCAACCTGATTCAATGCATTGAATCTCAAATCAAGATGGTTGATAAGGCCATTGAGAAGGAAATGAAAGGTCTTTATCCTAACGGATATCAATCTCTGATGTCTATAACAGGTATCGGACCTGTCTTTGCAGCAGGTATACTTTCTGAAATTGGTGATATTTCCTATTTCAAAAGTGATGCTTCATTGGCTAAATATGCCGGTTTCCATTGGAAGAAGAATGACTCGGGCAATTTTATTGCTGATGAAAAACATTCAGCGAATTCATGTAATAAATATTTAAAATATTACATAACTCAATCCACACAGATGTCAGTGATGCATGGCTTTGATTATACGACTTCTTTTTATCGTAAGAAGTATAACGAAGCCTCTACACACAAGCATCGTAGAGCACTCGTCCTTACATCAAGAAAACTAGTTCGTTTAATTTATGTCTTGCTACGTGACAGTAAATTATACGTTTCTGTGTCTCATGACACAGTCATTGAGTAA